A window of the Dyadobacter pollutisoli genome harbors these coding sequences:
- a CDS encoding universal stress protein has translation MKTILVPCDFSKAAIQAVEFAQEIAQASHGQVKVLHIIETRYLYGNGMAGQPYLFADTSLAVDGLIEDAEKEFEKMKSAIGEGRVPINFSVETSPLIETVLNVAERENADLIVMSSTGAKGLREFFIGSNSERIVRRAPIPVFVTHQTQHVNDIRDIIVPTSMDLTENEFLTEVKKLQAFFGAILHVLYINNYPMSLVHDQEATASLQSYANFYNLERYTLNVRRCASFEEGIVDFASQMPGSIIAMSTHGFQGIEHLLKGSVAEDVVNHTTGTVFTYVNPQN, from the coding sequence ATGAAAACGATATTAGTACCCTGCGATTTTTCAAAAGCTGCCATCCAGGCGGTCGAGTTTGCCCAAGAGATAGCTCAAGCAAGCCATGGACAAGTGAAAGTTTTGCATATTATTGAAACCCGGTATCTGTACGGGAATGGTATGGCTGGTCAGCCTTACCTGTTTGCCGATACCTCGCTTGCAGTCGATGGGCTGATTGAAGATGCTGAAAAAGAATTTGAAAAAATGAAATCGGCAATTGGTGAGGGGAGGGTACCTATTAATTTTTCGGTGGAAACAAGTCCTTTGATTGAAACAGTCCTCAATGTGGCTGAGCGCGAAAATGCTGACCTGATCGTCATGTCAAGTACTGGCGCGAAGGGCTTACGGGAATTTTTTATCGGATCAAATTCCGAAAGAATCGTGCGGCGCGCGCCAATTCCCGTGTTTGTGACCCACCAAACGCAGCATGTAAACGATATAAGGGATATTATCGTGCCTACATCAATGGACTTGACTGAAAATGAGTTTTTGACAGAGGTCAAAAAACTGCAAGCATTCTTTGGTGCAATTCTGCACGTGCTTTACATCAATAATTATCCAATGAGCTTGGTCCATGATCAGGAGGCCACAGCCAGCTTGCAGAGCTACGCCAACTTCTACAACCTGGAACGGTATACACTAAATGTGCGCCGCTGTGCAAGTTTTGAGGAAGGGATTGTGGATTTCGCTTCCCAGATGCCGGGTTCGATTATCGCCATGTCGACACATGGGTTCCAGGGAATTGAGCATTTGTTGAAAGGAAGCGTTGCCGAAGATGTGGTCAATCATACCACTGGAACTGTCTTCACTTACGTTAACCCGCAGAATTGA
- a CDS encoding BON domain-containing protein, translating into MKTWISDALLMKHIVSTLHQNSRLHDEDIRVSVKEGWVSLEGKVDQESDRQLVQESVERVLGVYGITNNLTFSWLHSN; encoded by the coding sequence ATGAAAACATGGATAAGTGACGCCTTGCTTATGAAGCATATCGTCAGCACCCTGCACCAGAACTCTCGTCTTCATGATGAAGATATACGGGTATCTGTCAAAGAGGGATGGGTATCTCTGGAAGGAAAAGTAGATCAAGAGTCCGACAGGCAACTTGTCCAGGAAAGTGTTGAGAGGGTCCTGGGCGTTTATGGCATTACGAACAATCTAACCTTTTCCTGGCTTCACTCCAATTAA
- a CDS encoding universal stress protein codes for MQKILVPCDFSVSARRGLEFAVELAQATSGVVIVLSAISQQQVDENPIVSERYKAEFENFVVKISQPINIIHTIRIGRLLPAVLDLITEESVDLIVMGTRGSRGWESTFIGSNVEKILRRSPVPVFAVNQQSHGYSVNADPVPGILTPLI; via the coding sequence ATGCAAAAAATACTTGTGCCTTGTGATTTTTCTGTGTCAGCGCGACGTGGGCTTGAATTTGCTGTCGAATTAGCTCAGGCAACATCCGGAGTCGTTATTGTGCTGTCGGCAATTAGTCAACAGCAAGTAGACGAAAATCCGATCGTTTCGGAGCGTTATAAAGCCGAGTTTGAAAACTTCGTGGTAAAGATCAGCCAACCGATTAATATTATTCACACGATTCGAATTGGCAGGCTATTGCCAGCGGTCTTGGACCTGATTACTGAAGAGTCAGTGGATCTGATTGTGATGGGCACGCGCGGCTCCCGCGGGTGGGAGAGTACATTTATCGGTTCAAATGTTGAAAAGATTCTCCGACGCTCTCCTGTGCCAGTTTTTGCTGTCAATCAACAGTCGCATGGATATTCCGTTAATGCTGACCCCGTACCGGGCATACTGACCCCCTTAATTTAG
- the tnpA gene encoding IS66 family insertion sequence element accessory protein TnpA has product MKIEQSKSQQRYQQLYRRWKDSGKGVRVFCQQESIKYSTFRYWIKRLETGSVSRQDFIEMKLDRVEVKSSHPLAELRLTEKGTFIFYELPEPAWVKALLS; this is encoded by the coding sequence ATGAAAATAGAACAAAGCAAATCCCAGCAACGTTATCAGCAGCTTTACCGACGCTGGAAAGACAGCGGTAAAGGCGTCCGTGTATTTTGCCAACAAGAATCGATTAAGTATTCGACGTTTAGATATTGGATCAAGCGGTTAGAGACGGGCTCGGTTAGCAGGCAAGATTTCATAGAAATGAAATTGGATAGGGTCGAAGTGAAATCAAGTCATCCCTTGGCAGAACTGCGGCTAACTGAAAAGGGTACATTCATTTTCTACGAGTTACCTGAGCCAGCATGGGTAAAGGCGTTATTATCCTAG
- the tnpB gene encoding IS66 family insertion sequence element accessory protein TnpB (TnpB, as the term is used for proteins encoded by IS66 family insertion elements, is considered an accessory protein, since TnpC, encoded by a neighboring gene, is a DDE family transposase.): MLSLSSSSRYFLYSQPADMRCGIYSLAGLVQNGLKLDPLSGDVFVFIGKRANQVRLLQWDGDGYALYTKRLEAGTFERPADKKLMISTRELMLILQGVKLKSVQLRKRYKQLSIH; this comes from the coding sequence ATGTTATCTTTATCATCATCATCACGCTACTTTTTATACAGCCAACCAGCGGATATGCGCTGCGGTATTTATTCACTGGCCGGCCTGGTGCAAAATGGTTTGAAGCTGGATCCGTTGTCCGGTGATGTCTTTGTATTCATAGGTAAGCGGGCCAACCAGGTGCGTCTACTGCAGTGGGACGGAGATGGTTACGCACTTTATACAAAACGGCTGGAAGCAGGTACTTTTGAGCGCCCCGCAGATAAAAAGCTAATGATCTCAACCCGGGAATTAATGCTGATTTTACAAGGCGTCAAGCTAAAATCCGTGCAGCTACGCAAACGTTATAAACAACTTTCTATACATTAG
- the tnpC gene encoding IS66 family transposase: MQCKATFFVYFYSMTTAEPDYKLLYEQAQQKLEQTEQKLRLALLDANELRRKLFGIRSDNRVKKHLEGQLDLFPLGATPQDIQNSEELTVTEAENLNQEQDKQGEKRLKAERTRMVLPDELEREEIIIDPQGDLADYKVIGQEVTEILVMIPASFKVQRIIRRKWALKDPVNSDEKGVLIAPIPSRTIKRGLFDESVLAHLLTSKFVDHLPLYRQKQIFERIGMKIPPSTLTDNTNAACKSLEPIYSALKREVLANLYLQVDETSIQVLENSGKKGSSHKGYLWTYHAPADGLVFFDYRPGRDKTGPERILKDFSGVIQTDGYNVYQSLFEKNQSIYHYFCMSHIRRKFDEAVKYDSERASWAVATIGQLYGIEKAIRDQTPPLNEGQIVEKRMTQSLPILTQLHEWMQGEYPKVLPQSPIGKAIGYALPLMESMRLYALHGDLQIDNNLIENAIRPIALGRRNFLFAGTHDTAQNAAMIYSLFATCKKHDVNPQDWLLDILRKMNDPNYEGKFSDLLPNRWKFNQ, translated from the coding sequence ATGCAGTGTAAAGCCACTTTTTTTGTGTATTTTTATAGTATGACCACGGCCGAACCAGACTACAAACTACTATATGAACAGGCCCAGCAGAAGCTGGAGCAAACCGAGCAGAAACTCAGGCTGGCACTGCTCGATGCTAATGAATTACGCCGAAAACTTTTCGGAATTAGGTCCGATAACAGAGTTAAAAAACATCTGGAAGGGCAACTCGACCTGTTTCCCTTGGGCGCGACTCCTCAGGACATACAAAACTCGGAAGAGCTTACAGTTACTGAGGCTGAGAATCTTAATCAGGAGCAGGACAAGCAAGGTGAAAAGCGTCTGAAAGCAGAACGTACAAGAATGGTATTGCCAGACGAGTTAGAAAGAGAAGAGATCATCATCGATCCACAAGGCGATCTGGCTGATTATAAAGTAATCGGCCAGGAGGTGACTGAAATACTGGTGATGATCCCGGCCTCCTTCAAGGTTCAAAGAATCATCCGCCGCAAATGGGCATTAAAAGATCCTGTCAATTCAGATGAAAAAGGGGTGCTGATTGCACCGATACCATCCCGGACTATCAAGCGGGGCCTTTTTGACGAATCTGTTCTTGCACATCTTCTTACCAGCAAATTCGTTGACCACTTACCACTGTACCGGCAAAAACAAATCTTCGAGCGCATAGGGATGAAAATTCCGCCCTCGACACTGACAGACAATACCAACGCAGCATGTAAATCCCTGGAACCGATTTATAGCGCTCTCAAGCGTGAAGTATTAGCCAATCTATATTTGCAGGTTGACGAAACCAGTATACAAGTCCTGGAAAATAGCGGCAAGAAAGGTAGCTCTCACAAGGGTTATCTGTGGACTTACCATGCCCCGGCAGATGGACTTGTCTTCTTTGATTATCGTCCGGGCCGTGATAAAACCGGGCCGGAAAGAATACTGAAAGACTTTTCCGGCGTGATCCAAACAGATGGATACAATGTTTATCAGAGCCTTTTTGAGAAAAATCAATCTATCTATCATTACTTTTGTATGTCTCACATCCGCCGTAAATTCGATGAAGCGGTTAAATATGACAGCGAAAGAGCGAGTTGGGCGGTCGCAACGATAGGCCAACTTTACGGGATTGAAAAAGCAATCCGTGATCAGACTCCACCGCTTAATGAAGGCCAGATTGTTGAAAAAAGGATGACGCAATCCCTGCCGATCTTGACCCAATTACACGAATGGATGCAGGGTGAATATCCCAAGGTACTGCCGCAGAGCCCTATTGGAAAAGCGATAGGATATGCGCTTCCGCTTATGGAAAGCATGAGACTATACGCTCTTCATGGAGATTTGCAAATCGATAATAACCTGATCGAGAATGCGATCAGACCCATTGCCCTGGGTCGGCGCAACTTCCTTTTTGCAGGTACGCATGATACCGCGCAAAATGCTGCTATGATTTACTCTCTTTTTGCGACTTGTAAAAAGCACGATGTAAATCCACAAGACTGGCTACTGGACATTCTTCGAAAAATGAACGATCCAAACTACGAAGGTAAATTCTCAGATCTTCTTCCAAACCGCTGGAAATTTAACCAGTAA
- the bla gene encoding subclass B1 metallo-beta-lactamase, translating into MKFVKFLLFILFIVGFECSAQTRDIFKSKNVYQSKNLLITQIDKNSYEHISYSQTNDFGKVPCNGLIVRNDNEVIVFDTPIDDKSSEELIRWIKEKLHCKINAIIPTHFHNDCLGGLKAFHDNSVASYAYFKTIKLAAENNYVVPQNSFQDSLNITVGHENVIVKFFGDGHTKDNVVGYFPKDNIMFGGCLIKELDAEKGYLGDANIAEWSPTVEKVKKWYPNVKIVVPGHGDLGNSKLLDYTIKLFSTN; encoded by the coding sequence ATGAAATTTGTCAAATTCCTTCTATTTATATTATTTATCGTAGGTTTCGAATGTAGTGCACAGACACGTGATATATTTAAATCTAAAAATGTTTATCAGTCCAAGAATCTGCTTATCACGCAAATTGACAAAAATTCTTATGAACACATCTCATATTCACAGACAAATGATTTCGGTAAAGTACCTTGTAATGGACTTATTGTAAGGAATGATAACGAAGTCATTGTGTTCGACACTCCTATCGATGACAAGAGTTCGGAGGAATTGATTAGATGGATCAAAGAAAAACTTCATTGCAAAATCAACGCGATAATACCAACTCACTTCCACAATGACTGCTTGGGCGGACTAAAAGCATTTCATGATAATTCTGTTGCTTCTTATGCATATTTCAAAACAATTAAGCTCGCAGCTGAGAACAATTACGTCGTTCCTCAGAATAGCTTCCAGGATTCTCTGAATATCACGGTGGGGCATGAAAACGTGATTGTGAAGTTTTTTGGTGACGGCCACACAAAAGATAACGTAGTAGGCTATTTCCCAAAAGACAATATTATGTTTGGAGGTTGCCTAATAAAAGAGTTGGATGCAGAAAAGGGATATTTGGGAGATGCTAATATTGCAGAATGGTCGCCTACAGTTGAAAAAGTCAAAAAATGGTATCCTAATGTAAAAATTGTGGTTCCAGGTCATGGCGACCTGGGCAATAGCAAATTGCTTGATTATACAATCAAATTATTCAGCACTAATTGA
- a CDS encoding four-helix bundle copper-binding protein — translation MENQQFKDCIDACVACALACSQCATACLKEENVGHLTMCIQLDLECAAMCRSAAELMSLRSSFSAHLCRVCADACNACADECERHAAMGMDHCRKCAEACRTCAKACEEMATPV, via the coding sequence ATGGAAAATCAGCAATTTAAAGACTGCATTGATGCTTGTGTAGCCTGTGCACTCGCTTGTAGCCAATGTGCTACCGCATGTTTGAAAGAAGAAAACGTAGGCCATTTGACCATGTGTATACAACTTGATCTTGAATGTGCCGCTATGTGTCGAAGTGCAGCCGAGTTAATGAGTCTGAGAAGCAGCTTCAGTGCTCACTTGTGCCGCGTCTGCGCAGATGCCTGTAATGCCTGCGCTGACGAGTGTGAAAGACATGCAGCCATGGGAATGGATCATTGCCGAAAGTGCGCTGAAGCGTGCCGGACATGCGCCAAAGCTTGTGAAGAAATGGCTACGCCGGTCTAA
- a CDS encoding DUF305 domain-containing protein, translating to MKTTFKTLMLLALLGFTAACSDDDDDALKIQAHDQNQMMTVMHDMMAEMETMKMTQDPDIDYAEMMKMHHMGAIEMAELELKSGTNSEMKRMAQDIVDAQKKEITQLDSFLATSTPTTMNMEFHMQMMEGMERMGKQADLQIITGNIDQDFATLMIGHHQSATEMAQMQLLMGKNTQLKSLSSMIVEDQNKEIAQFQSWLLANRSK from the coding sequence ATGAAGACGACTTTCAAAACATTGATGCTACTTGCTTTACTTGGTTTTACTGCTGCATGTTCTGATGATGACGATGATGCACTTAAAATCCAGGCCCATGACCAGAATCAAATGATGACAGTAATGCATGATATGATGGCTGAAATGGAAACAATGAAAATGACGCAGGATCCGGATATCGACTATGCCGAAATGATGAAAATGCACCACATGGGCGCGATTGAAATGGCCGAACTGGAATTGAAGTCAGGAACTAATAGTGAAATGAAAAGAATGGCCCAGGATATTGTCGATGCACAAAAGAAAGAAATTACCCAGCTTGATTCCTTCCTGGCCACAAGTACCCCGACAACGATGAACATGGAATTTCACATGCAAATGATGGAAGGAATGGAGCGGATGGGAAAACAGGCAGACTTACAGATTATCACCGGGAACATTGATCAGGATTTTGCCACGCTGATGATTGGCCATCATCAGAGCGCAACCGAAATGGCACAAATGCAGCTATTGATGGGCAAAAATACTCAGCTTAAATCACTGTCATCAATGATTGTCGAAGATCAAAACAAGGAGATAGCCCAATTTCAAAGCTGGTTACTGGCAAACAGAAGTAAATAA
- a CDS encoding heavy metal translocating P-type ATPase, producing the protein MPEDHDPTKQMDEHQGHDKHAGHHTEDFLKRFWICLVLTIPVLLLSHMIQQVAGFDIAFSGDKYVLLILSTIIYFYGGWPFLTGLVSEVKNKNLGMMTLVAVAITTAYVYSVAVVFGLEGMDFFWELATLMDIMLVGHWLEMKSQMAASRALESLVELLPSVVHVERDNHVTDIALKDLRSGDILLVKPGEKIPADGVILEGSSYVNESMLTGESVPVQKKKDDKVIGGAINSDGVLKVQVTGAGDDTYLQKVIGMVKSAQSAKSSTQNLADKVAKWLTLVSITVGIVTFIVWFSSGQSLSFALERMVTVMVTSCPHALGVAIPLVIAISTTLSATHGLLIRNRTAFENARKLTTIIFDKTGTLTKGSHEIQQIIVEDQQFSADQILQYAAAIQQNSEHHIAHGVIRKLKEKGLELWSSADFNYMPGIGVSGTVNGKKIVAAGPNYFNQENKTIPAIPDQVDQNTDTVNFILVDGKLVGIITFADSIRESASGAIDALKKMNIKTFLLTGDNEKIAEAVSKRLGMDGYLANVLPHQKQDKVKEFQDKGEIVAMTGDGVNDAPALAQADVGIAIGSGTDVAAETADIILVNSDPMDVVQMITFGRATYRKMIQNLAWAVGYNVIAIPLAAGVLYPTFMLSPAMGAVLMSASTIVVAVNAKLLTVK; encoded by the coding sequence ATGCCTGAAGATCATGATCCAACGAAGCAAATGGATGAGCACCAGGGCCACGACAAACATGCAGGGCATCATACAGAGGATTTTCTAAAACGATTTTGGATATGCCTGGTACTGACGATTCCTGTATTGCTGCTCTCGCATATGATCCAGCAGGTGGCCGGATTTGACATTGCATTTTCCGGGGACAAATATGTGCTCCTAATCCTAAGCACCATCATTTATTTTTATGGTGGCTGGCCTTTTCTGACAGGCCTTGTCAGTGAAGTCAAAAATAAGAACCTGGGCATGATGACCCTGGTCGCCGTGGCAATTACGACTGCCTATGTATATAGCGTCGCAGTTGTATTTGGGCTGGAGGGGATGGACTTCTTCTGGGAGCTGGCTACCCTGATGGATATCATGCTGGTCGGCCACTGGCTGGAAATGAAATCCCAGATGGCCGCATCGAGGGCACTGGAATCACTGGTAGAATTACTTCCATCCGTGGTGCATGTGGAAAGGGATAACCATGTAACCGATATTGCTTTAAAGGATCTTCGCTCCGGTGACATATTGCTTGTAAAACCTGGCGAAAAGATACCTGCTGACGGGGTAATCCTGGAAGGTAGCTCCTATGTAAATGAAAGCATGTTGACCGGTGAAAGTGTTCCGGTGCAGAAAAAGAAAGATGATAAAGTAATTGGAGGTGCCATTAACAGCGACGGGGTATTGAAAGTCCAGGTTACCGGTGCAGGAGATGACACTTATCTGCAGAAGGTAATTGGTATGGTCAAATCGGCACAGAGTGCTAAATCCAGTACCCAGAATCTGGCTGATAAGGTTGCCAAATGGCTTACCCTGGTTTCTATTACGGTTGGGATCGTCACTTTTATTGTCTGGTTTTCCAGCGGGCAGAGTTTGTCTTTTGCTTTGGAAAGAATGGTAACAGTGATGGTAACTTCTTGTCCACACGCCCTTGGTGTAGCGATCCCACTCGTCATCGCCATTTCAACAACGCTTTCGGCAACGCATGGCCTTTTGATCCGTAACCGGACAGCTTTTGAGAATGCACGTAAACTGACGACAATCATCTTTGATAAAACAGGTACCCTTACCAAAGGCTCCCACGAAATCCAACAGATCATTGTTGAAGACCAGCAGTTTTCAGCCGATCAGATCCTGCAATATGCAGCCGCAATTCAGCAAAACTCTGAACATCATATCGCGCACGGGGTAATCCGGAAATTAAAAGAGAAAGGATTGGAGCTCTGGTCATCTGCTGATTTCAATTACATGCCTGGTATCGGCGTGTCAGGAACTGTGAATGGAAAAAAAATAGTTGCGGCCGGACCAAATTACTTTAATCAGGAAAACAAAACAATACCTGCCATCCCGGATCAGGTTGATCAGAATACCGATACAGTAAACTTTATACTCGTTGACGGAAAGCTGGTTGGAATAATCACTTTTGCTGATTCTATAAGGGAAAGTGCATCAGGGGCAATCGACGCATTAAAAAAGATGAACATTAAAACCTTCCTGCTGACCGGGGACAATGAAAAGATTGCCGAAGCTGTGAGCAAAAGACTAGGTATGGATGGCTATCTGGCTAATGTTCTTCCGCATCAGAAACAGGACAAGGTCAAGGAATTTCAGGACAAAGGAGAAATTGTTGCCATGACCGGAGATGGTGTAAACGATGCGCCGGCCTTGGCACAGGCCGATGTGGGTATTGCTATTGGTTCAGGAACAGATGTTGCAGCTGAGACCGCTGATATTATCCTGGTTAATAGTGATCCGATGGACGTTGTGCAAATGATCACCTTCGGAAGGGCTACTTACCGGAAAATGATACAGAATTTAGCTTGGGCGGTTGGCTATAATGTCATCGCAATTCCGTTGGCAGCAGGTGTTCTGTATCCTACGTTTATGCTCAGTCCGGCCATGGGGGCGGTATTAATGAGCGCATCTACCATTGTTGTAGCGGTGAATGCCAAACTGCTCACGGTGAAATAA
- a CDS encoding multicopper oxidase domain-containing protein, translating to MYFGKTAGVKAIFPGIIFLLFSEIAFAQKIVRYDLYVKDTTVNFTGKLKRAIAVNGQIPMPTLTFTEGDTAEIYVHNELNEETSLHWHGLFLPNKYDGVPNLTQMPIKPHTTHLYRFAIIQNGTHWYHSHTGLQEQIGMYGSMILNKKKEPVIPTVPIVLSEWTDLNPKNVHRMLHNASDWFSIKKGTTQSYSEAIKQGYFKTKVANEFKRMNAMDVSDVYYEKFLINGKNQSQLSQFKPGEKVRLRISNGGASTYFWLTYAGGKMTVVANDGNDVDPVEVDRLIIAVSETYDVIVTIPQVNPGAKPIAYEFLVTSEDRTRSASLYLGEGIKQLTSPLPKLKYFEGMKMMNGMMKMNGDLDDMGMNMSLNQMDMNLVMYPEITGPVKGKKIKEAGKPAEMKGMEGMKMDDSKKPMESGHADHNMYNSNALSSITTLNYAMLKSPLNTSLPKDAPVKELRFVLTGNMNRYVWSMDNKVVSESDKILIKKGENVRMVIYNNSMMRHPMHLHGHDFRVLNGQGENAPMKNIIDIMPMETDTLEFAATESGDWFFHCHILYHMMSGMGRVFSYQNSPANPEITNPKLAQRKLFADDRQFHFMAENDIANNGNDGEAMIQNTRWSIGTEWRLGYNDHHGYEVETHVGRYIGKMQWLMPFIGFDWRYRKMDMDEVETNLFGQRNTKDKRSILSAGVNYTLPMLVSAQAEIFTDGIVRCQLERMDIPVSKRLRMNLMVNTDKEYMAAIKYIFTRYAGVTAHYDSDMGFGVGLTLNY from the coding sequence ATGTATTTTGGTAAAACTGCTGGCGTAAAGGCTATTTTCCCTGGTATTATTTTTCTTCTATTTTCTGAAATAGCATTTGCACAGAAGATAGTCCGGTATGATCTATACGTAAAGGATACGACGGTAAACTTTACAGGCAAACTAAAAAGAGCGATCGCGGTAAACGGACAAATCCCTATGCCTACGCTGACCTTTACAGAAGGTGACACGGCTGAGATTTATGTCCATAATGAGCTTAATGAGGAAACCTCGTTGCACTGGCATGGACTATTCCTGCCAAACAAATATGATGGGGTTCCCAATCTAACGCAAATGCCTATTAAACCGCATACTACACATTTGTACCGGTTTGCCATTATTCAAAACGGGACGCACTGGTATCATAGCCATACCGGATTGCAGGAGCAGATCGGCATGTATGGTTCTATGATCCTGAACAAGAAAAAAGAACCAGTTATCCCGACAGTTCCTATCGTATTGAGTGAATGGACAGACTTGAACCCTAAAAATGTGCACCGGATGCTGCACAATGCCAGTGATTGGTTTTCGATCAAAAAGGGCACGACACAAAGTTATTCAGAGGCCATTAAACAGGGTTACTTTAAAACCAAGGTAGCCAATGAGTTCAAACGGATGAATGCAATGGATGTCAGCGACGTCTACTACGAGAAATTCCTTATCAATGGCAAAAATCAGAGCCAGCTTTCACAGTTCAAGCCCGGTGAGAAAGTGCGTTTGAGAATTTCGAACGGAGGCGCATCCACTTACTTCTGGCTTACTTACGCCGGAGGTAAAATGACCGTAGTTGCCAATGACGGCAATGATGTGGACCCAGTCGAAGTAGACAGGTTGATTATTGCCGTTTCGGAAACTTATGATGTGATTGTTACTATTCCACAGGTAAATCCGGGGGCCAAACCAATCGCATACGAGTTTCTTGTAACCTCGGAAGACCGCACCAGATCCGCTTCCCTGTATTTGGGTGAAGGAATCAAACAGCTTACATCGCCACTGCCCAAACTCAAATATTTTGAGGGCATGAAAATGATGAACGGCATGATGAAAATGAATGGTGATCTGGATGATATGGGCATGAACATGAGCCTGAACCAGATGGATATGAACCTGGTCATGTATCCGGAAATTACAGGCCCTGTGAAAGGAAAGAAAATAAAAGAGGCGGGTAAACCGGCTGAGATGAAGGGTATGGAGGGCATGAAAATGGATGATAGTAAGAAGCCAATGGAAAGCGGACATGCCGATCATAACATGTATAACAGCAACGCCCTTTCTTCGATTACAACCCTGAATTATGCCATGCTCAAATCACCTCTCAATACATCGCTTCCAAAAGATGCACCTGTAAAAGAACTGCGGTTTGTACTGACGGGAAACATGAACCGTTACGTGTGGAGTATGGACAACAAGGTAGTTTCTGAAAGTGATAAGATCCTGATTAAAAAAGGTGAAAATGTCCGTATGGTGATTTACAATAATTCCATGATGCGCCATCCGATGCACCTTCATGGGCACGATTTCAGGGTTCTCAATGGTCAGGGTGAAAATGCCCCGATGAAAAATATCATTGACATTATGCCTATGGAAACTGATACCCTCGAATTTGCAGCAACTGAAAGCGGGGATTGGTTTTTTCACTGCCATATTCTTTATCACATGATGAGTGGTATGGGAAGGGTTTTCTCTTATCAGAACTCACCTGCAAACCCTGAAATAACAAACCCTAAACTTGCACAACGCAAACTTTTTGCAGACGACCGACAATTTCATTTCATGGCAGAAAATGATATTGCCAATAATGGGAATGACGGGGAAGCTATGATACAAAATACCCGTTGGAGTATCGGCACTGAATGGCGGCTGGGTTATAACGACCACCATGGCTACGAAGTGGAAACGCATGTAGGGCGATACATTGGCAAAATGCAGTGGCTTATGCCTTTTATAGGATTTGACTGGCGGTACCGAAAAATGGATATGGATGAAGTTGAAACCAATCTGTTTGGGCAGCGGAATACGAAAGACAAACGCTCGATACTGAGTGCGGGTGTCAATTATACGCTACCCATGCTGGTTTCTGCACAGGCTGAAATCTTTACGGATGGTATTGTCAGGTGTCAGTTAGAAAGGATGGACATACCCGTTTCCAAACGCTTGCGTATGAACCTGATGGTCAACACTGATAAAGAGTACATGGCGGCGATCAAATATATTTTTACCAGGTATGCGGGTGTTACCGCGCATTATGATAGTGATATGGGATTTGGTGTAGGATTGACTTTGAATTATTGA